The following proteins are encoded in a genomic region of Halopelagius longus:
- a CDS encoding ABC transporter permease, whose protein sequence is MSEFQRFLAKRFAIAAVLTLVAVSVIFVVLRLLPGSPFEALITAGNLTEQQVDEIMAMYGLNQPLWQQYLTYLKNILTFQFGYSILQSQPVWQVIRPKLFNTLILLVPALVTTAVLSTLLGMFVGWNRGSRLEKFSIITTTYLRSTPVFITAIIFVIVFSYTLNVVPAFGMRDITAAPSGFAETYLSMDFLHHYILPFSVAVLYYSGDFLLLARNGVIEKKGSEFLKLHKAKGLTELEQLARAGRNSMLPVLTYFALRLGMIFQGLILLEVVFAWPGIGRALVMAIQQQDYPVVQAAVFIMALAVIIANLVADVLYAYFDPTVSTSGGGTA, encoded by the coding sequence ATGAGCGAGTTCCAGCGCTTCCTCGCGAAGCGGTTCGCCATCGCCGCGGTGCTGACCTTGGTGGCGGTTTCGGTCATCTTCGTCGTCCTGCGGCTCCTGCCGGGGAGTCCCTTCGAGGCGCTCATCACAGCGGGTAACCTCACCGAACAGCAGGTCGACGAGATTATGGCCATGTACGGGCTGAACCAGCCCCTCTGGCAGCAGTACCTGACGTACCTGAAGAACATCCTCACCTTCCAGTTCGGGTACTCCATCCTCCAGAGTCAGCCGGTCTGGCAGGTGATCCGGCCGAAACTGTTCAACACGCTCATCCTGCTCGTGCCGGCGCTCGTTACGACGGCGGTTCTGAGCACGCTGCTCGGCATGTTCGTCGGGTGGAACCGCGGGAGCAGGCTCGAGAAGTTCAGCATCATCACGACGACGTACCTCCGGTCGACGCCGGTGTTCATCACGGCGATAATCTTCGTGATCGTCTTCTCGTACACCCTGAACGTCGTCCCCGCGTTCGGGATGCGCGACATCACCGCGGCGCCCAGCGGGTTCGCGGAGACGTACCTCTCGATGGACTTCCTCCACCACTACATCCTGCCGTTCAGCGTCGCCGTCCTCTACTACAGCGGTGACTTCCTGTTACTCGCACGGAACGGCGTCATCGAGAAGAAAGGCTCCGAGTTCCTCAAACTCCACAAGGCGAAGGGACTGACCGAACTCGAGCAGCTCGCTCGCGCCGGCAGAAACTCGATGCTGCCGGTCCTCACGTACTTCGCGCTTCGGCTCGGGATGATCTTCCAGGGCCTCATCCTGCTGGAAGTCGTCTTCGCGTGGCCGGGTATCGGCCGCGCCCTCGTCATGGCCATCCAGCAACAGGACTACCCCGTCGTCCAAGCGGCCGTGTTCATCATGGCGCTGGCGGTCATCATCGCGAACCTCGTCGCCGACGTCCTCTACGCGTACTTCGACCCGACCGTCTCGACCAGCGGAGGTGGGACCGCATGA
- a CDS encoding ABC transporter substrate-binding protein has translation MASKDRDKSERSGGDDQFSRREYLATTAAGTAALTALAGCSNRSNSSGTSSGQSLEAKVPEGTPESVETKYWHDWSNIDAEKPPLDYAAKAGAVLDPIPVEFSSEDDPWMREHALMVKRAANDLGLSVSLNDRPLNQLYAQSWNTPGLQAVISMSTHGPDPQRGLDPNPLLMRRHKDNPSNYDNYVNPELNEILEKQRTVTGDEKKRQELVSKAQRIFAEDVGGIISLFPDVITAANRKKWEGYVKTPGNGPTGDSFRWSEVNLQPKTDETTYVKGVTTSMNSLNLPWAAGGAEEKRLKYVYDGLFDATPDLEVVPALATNAEFVDDTTVELDLREGVNWHDGESFTAEDVKFTVDLYKEHSSTSQVPFYEPIESAEVLGDHKVRFNLKYPDAAFTTQRVVRSVIIPKHKWKDVDNPSQHNPENPVGTGPFKYESWEQGSKLTVSANKDHWLFDEETRGKYLGDRLASGSGIDGVVWVNVGNVDSMLGALQQGKIDAIGTTLSNGQADRAAKTDGIEKMVADNFAPLDVKLMFSCPLVRDKEFRVALAKAVDKKGFTESVLQGRATVPKGENPISPINPWHTEDTPEYSHSVDEAKTILEKAGYTWDSEGNIRFPNGDAWAAFVERIQTGNTHKRREELGQSDFS, from the coding sequence ATGGCGTCGAAAGACCGTGACAAATCGGAGCGTTCGGGTGGAGACGACCAGTTCAGTCGGCGCGAGTACCTCGCGACGACCGCGGCCGGGACGGCTGCGCTGACCGCGCTGGCTGGTTGTAGCAATCGATCCAACAGTAGCGGAACGAGTAGCGGGCAGAGCCTCGAGGCGAAGGTCCCCGAGGGGACGCCCGAATCGGTCGAGACCAAGTACTGGCACGATTGGTCGAACATCGACGCGGAGAAGCCCCCGCTCGACTACGCCGCGAAAGCGGGCGCCGTCCTCGATCCGATTCCGGTCGAGTTCTCGAGCGAAGACGACCCGTGGATGCGCGAACACGCGCTCATGGTGAAGCGGGCGGCGAACGACCTCGGTCTCTCCGTCTCGCTCAACGACCGGCCACTCAACCAACTCTACGCGCAGAGTTGGAACACGCCGGGCCTACAGGCCGTCATCTCGATGAGCACACACGGCCCCGACCCGCAGCGTGGACTCGATCCGAATCCGCTCCTGATGCGTCGGCACAAGGACAACCCCTCGAACTACGACAACTACGTCAACCCCGAACTGAACGAGATTCTGGAGAAACAGCGAACCGTAACCGGGGACGAGAAGAAGCGCCAAGAGCTGGTTTCGAAGGCCCAGCGGATATTCGCCGAAGACGTCGGCGGCATCATCAGCCTGTTCCCGGACGTCATCACGGCGGCGAACCGGAAGAAGTGGGAGGGGTACGTGAAGACACCCGGTAACGGGCCGACCGGCGACTCGTTCAGGTGGTCGGAGGTCAACCTCCAGCCGAAGACCGACGAGACGACGTACGTCAAGGGCGTGACGACGTCGATGAACTCCCTCAACCTCCCGTGGGCGGCGGGGGGTGCCGAGGAGAAGCGCCTCAAGTACGTCTACGACGGCCTCTTCGACGCGACGCCGGACCTCGAAGTCGTGCCGGCACTCGCGACGAACGCCGAGTTCGTGGACGACACCACCGTCGAACTCGACCTTCGGGAGGGCGTCAATTGGCACGACGGCGAGTCGTTCACCGCGGAGGACGTCAAGTTCACCGTCGACCTCTACAAGGAGCACTCCTCGACCAGTCAGGTCCCGTTCTACGAACCCATCGAGAGCGCGGAGGTCCTCGGCGACCACAAGGTGCGATTCAACCTGAAGTACCCCGACGCCGCGTTCACGACGCAACGCGTCGTCCGCAGCGTCATCATTCCGAAGCACAAGTGGAAGGACGTCGACAACCCGTCCCAGCACAACCCGGAGAACCCGGTCGGGACGGGGCCCTTCAAGTACGAGAGTTGGGAGCAGGGGTCGAAGCTCACCGTGTCGGCGAACAAAGACCACTGGCTGTTCGACGAGGAGACGCGCGGAAAGTACCTCGGCGACCGCCTCGCGAGCGGTTCGGGTATCGACGGCGTCGTCTGGGTGAACGTCGGAAACGTCGATTCCATGTTGGGAGCGCTCCAGCAGGGCAAAATCGACGCTATCGGGACGACGCTATCGAACGGTCAGGCGGACCGGGCGGCGAAGACCGACGGCATCGAGAAGATGGTCGCCGACAACTTCGCGCCGCTCGACGTGAAGCTGATGTTCTCCTGTCCGCTCGTCCGGGACAAGGAGTTCCGCGTCGCCCTCGCGAAGGCGGTCGACAAGAAGGGGTTCACCGAGAGCGTGCTGCAGGGCAGAGCGACCGTTCCCAAGGGCGAGAACCCGATCTCCCCGATCAACCCGTGGCACACCGAGGACACCCCGGAGTACTCCCACAGCGTCGACGAGGCGAAGACGATCCTCGAGAAGGCGGGCTACACCTGGGACTCCGAGGGGAACATCCGCTTCCCGAACGGCGACGCCTGGGCCGCCTTCGTCGAGCGAATACAGACCGGGAACACGCACAAGCGCCGCGAGGAACTCGGGCAGTCGGACTTCTCGTAA
- a CDS encoding ABC transporter permease has product MSAESKNGAVVFERVNAWKRALKEQLAFVRQDRLALAGALIIGAFILLGLFGPVLAPHDPIGYDVKNADGSIMRLSSPNAAAPFGTTAYGKDVLSQFLAGARPTFIVGLFGGIGTGAIGFLVGLVSGYYGGWVDEVLMRLTDLTFSLPFTPMALLLLTFMTPNIWLITGVIAAFLWKMPARVVRSEVLSVRERTFVKSARASGASNLRTMFYHVAPNVLPIGFLYTAYGVAWSIAAQASLAFLGFGDPTTTSWGRMLRMVFTSGNIRIAWWWVLPPAVGIAAITTSVFLVGRAYEEVINPEIQTES; this is encoded by the coding sequence ATGAGCGCGGAGTCGAAGAACGGTGCGGTCGTCTTCGAACGGGTCAACGCCTGGAAGCGCGCGCTGAAGGAGCAACTCGCGTTCGTCCGCCAAGACAGGCTCGCGTTGGCGGGAGCCCTCATCATCGGGGCCTTCATCCTCCTTGGCCTCTTCGGACCGGTACTCGCGCCGCACGACCCCATCGGCTACGACGTCAAGAACGCCGACGGGAGTATCATGCGGCTCTCGTCGCCGAACGCCGCGGCGCCGTTCGGCACCACGGCCTACGGGAAAGACGTGCTGAGCCAGTTCCTCGCGGGCGCGCGGCCGACGTTCATCGTCGGACTGTTCGGCGGCATCGGAACGGGTGCGATCGGGTTCCTCGTCGGACTCGTGAGCGGGTACTACGGCGGGTGGGTCGACGAGGTGCTGATGCGCCTCACCGACCTGACGTTCTCGCTCCCGTTCACCCCGATGGCGCTGCTGCTGTTGACGTTCATGACGCCGAACATCTGGCTCATCACGGGCGTGATAGCCGCGTTCCTCTGGAAGATGCCGGCCCGCGTCGTCCGCTCGGAGGTCCTCTCCGTCCGCGAACGGACGTTCGTCAAGTCCGCGCGCGCGAGCGGAGCGAGCAACCTCCGGACGATGTTCTACCACGTGGCGCCGAACGTCCTGCCGATCGGCTTCCTGTACACGGCCTACGGCGTCGCGTGGTCCATCGCCGCGCAGGCGAGCCTCGCGTTCCTCGGCTTCGGCGATCCGACGACGACGAGTTGGGGCCGCATGCTCCGGATGGTGTTCACGTCCGGAAACATCCGCATCGCCTGGTGGTGGGTCCTGCCGCCGGCTGTCGGCATCGCCGCGATTACGACCTCGGTGTTCCTCGTCGGTCGCGCCTACGAGGAAGTCATCAACCCCGAAATCCAGACCGAATCATGA